A single Ketogulonicigenium vulgare WSH-001 DNA region contains:
- a CDS encoding TRAP transporter small permease, with translation MTKALTLFGHLAALCARLAGAALLAMTALLLADVVGRAFGHPLFGAQELGEMGLLIVIFGAVALLDHRGGQIRVDLFASAMPKWLQASVDRLSAGLTAALWFTLAYATVQSAQLSQMFGLKSNILGLPKAPFQYALAAFVAIAGVGALLRLFQKVKHD, from the coding sequence ATGACCAAGGCGCTGACCCTGTTCGGCCATCTTGCCGCGCTTTGCGCCCGACTTGCGGGCGCAGCATTACTGGCGATGACCGCGCTGCTGCTGGCGGATGTGGTGGGGCGGGCCTTTGGCCATCCGCTGTTCGGCGCGCAGGAACTCGGCGAGATGGGCCTGCTGATCGTGATCTTTGGCGCGGTGGCGCTGCTGGATCATCGCGGCGGCCAGATCCGCGTCGACCTGTTCGCCAGCGCCATGCCCAAGTGGTTGCAGGCGAGTGTTGATCGCCTCAGTGCGGGGCTGACCGCCGCGCTGTGGTTCACCTTGGCCTATGCCACCGTCCAATCGGCGCAGTTGTCGCAGATGTTCGGGCTGAAATCCAACATTCTGGGCCTGCCCAAGGCCCCTTTCCAATATGCGCTCGCCGCCTTCGTCGCGATTGCGGGCGTGGGTGCGCTGCTGCGGCTGTTTCAAAAGGTGAAACATGATTGA
- a CDS encoding 5-methyltetrahydropteroyltriglutamate--homocysteine S-methyltransferase: protein MTTETTIRRRAPFRADHVGSLLRPAAVQAARQPGVPAADLRAAEDAGIRELVQLQKDAGLGVFTDGEARRAFWHYDFMGLLTGLDMKPSNRSLPFKTEHKTTPVEPHLTGALDFPADHPMLEHFTFVRNLVKPGEGIAKISIPGPSALHFRTPTENIEYAPYLDQEKLFHDTAETYKKAVQAFYDAGCRYLQLDDIFFAYLGDEKQREERRAMGQDPDKLIASYAAMLEASIKDRPADMVIGMHMCRGNFRSAHVAEGGYDAAADAIFNHTSVDVYFMEYDTERAGGLAPLKLLPKGDKRVMAGFITTKTGELEQADWLKRKFDEAAQYVDIDQLGIAPQCGFASTEHGNAITVDDQKRKLELVVNTAQAIWGEN, encoded by the coding sequence ATGACGACTGAAACAACCATCCGCCGCCGCGCGCCGTTCCGCGCCGATCACGTCGGCTCGCTGCTGCGTCCCGCTGCTGTGCAGGCCGCGCGCCAGCCGGGCGTGCCCGCCGCTGACCTGCGCGCCGCAGAAGACGCCGGTATTCGCGAGCTGGTGCAGCTGCAAAAGGACGCCGGCCTTGGCGTTTTCACCGATGGCGAGGCGCGTCGCGCCTTTTGGCATTACGATTTCATGGGCCTGCTGACCGGCCTTGATATGAAGCCGTCGAACCGCAGCCTGCCGTTCAAGACCGAACACAAGACCACGCCGGTCGAGCCGCATCTGACCGGCGCGCTGGATTTCCCCGCTGATCACCCGATGCTGGAACATTTCACTTTCGTGCGTAATCTGGTGAAGCCGGGCGAGGGTATTGCGAAAATCTCGATCCCCGGTCCTTCGGCGCTGCATTTCCGCACGCCGACCGAGAATATCGAATACGCGCCCTATCTGGATCAGGAAAAACTGTTCCACGACACGGCCGAGACCTACAAAAAGGCCGTGCAGGCGTTTTACGACGCCGGTTGCCGTTACCTGCAGCTGGACGACATCTTCTTTGCCTATCTTGGCGATGAAAAGCAGCGCGAGGAGCGCCGCGCCATGGGCCAGGATCCCGACAAGCTGATCGCCAGCTATGCCGCGATGCTGGAAGCATCGATCAAGGATCGTCCCGCCGACATGGTGATCGGTATGCATATGTGCCGCGGCAACTTCCGCTCGGCCCATGTGGCCGAGGGCGGCTATGACGCCGCTGCGGATGCGATCTTCAACCACACCTCGGTCGATGTCTATTTCATGGAATATGACACCGAACGCGCGGGTGGCCTTGCGCCGCTAAAGCTACTGCCCAAGGGTGACAAGCGCGTCATGGCCGGATTCATCACCACCAAGACGGGCGAGCTGGAACAGGCCGATTGGCTCAAGCGCAAGTTCGACGAAGCCGCGCAATATGTCGATATCGACCAATTGGGCATCGCGCCGCAATGTGGCTTTGCCTCGACCGAACACGGCAATGCAATCACCGTCGACGACCAAAAACGCAAGCTGGAGCTGGTCGTGAACACCGCCCAAGCGATCTGGGGCGAGAACTAA
- the infB gene encoding translation initiation factor IF-2, protein MSDSDGKKPLGLRGSGSAPGNVKQSFSHGRTKNVVVETKRKRVVVPKPGAAAGSAGAVAGGDPTRRPAGITDAELERRMKALALARAREADDNARRAAEEQARAEERERRRADIEAKEREEREMAAAAEEKRKREEEEAARKAAEAAEKQAEKKVAPDRRPARTAAPAAAAPTTTPADAQAAAGATGPRKTDRDRTDVRADARGDKTAKAKPGREDEGRRAGKLTVAQATDGEGRQRSMAAMKRKQERARQKAMGGTVEREKIIRDVQLPEAITVGELANRMAERVADVVKFLMRNGIMATTNQSIDADTAQLVVEEFGHRVVRVSDADVEQVIDTVVDKAEDLSPRPPIVTIMGHVDHGKTSLLDAIRKANVVSAEAGGITQHIGAYQVTTDSGAVLTFLDTPGHAAFTSMRARGAQVTDIVVLVVAADDAVKPQTVEAISHARAANVPMIVAINKIDKYEANPQKVRTDLLQYEVVVEEMGGDVQTVELSAKTGQGIDTLLEAIALQAEILELQANPNRAAHGAVIEAKLDVGRGPVATVLVQNGTLRQGDIFVVGQTWGKVRALVNDQGERVTEAAPSVPVEVLGLNGTPSAGDVLNVVETEQQAREIADYRAQVAKDKRTAAGTATLEQLMARAKADKDIAELSVVVKADVQGSVEAIVQVLEKIGNEEVRVRVLHSGVGAITESDITLAEASGVPVIGFNVRANAAARNVAQQKGVEIRYYSIIYDLVDDITAAASGLLKAEVRERFIGYASIREVFKVSGVGKVAGCLITEGVARRSAGVRLLRDNVVIHEGTLKTLKRYKDEVSEVPSGQECGMAFENYEDIRAGDVIEIFERETVERSL, encoded by the coding sequence ATGAGTGATAGTGACGGCAAGAAGCCCCTGGGGCTGCGCGGGTCCGGTTCGGCGCCCGGCAATGTAAAACAGAGCTTCAGCCACGGCCGCACGAAAAATGTGGTCGTTGAAACCAAGCGCAAGCGCGTTGTGGTGCCAAAGCCTGGTGCCGCTGCGGGATCTGCTGGTGCTGTTGCGGGCGGTGATCCAACCCGTCGTCCGGCTGGCATCACCGATGCCGAGCTGGAACGGCGCATGAAGGCACTGGCGCTGGCCCGTGCCCGCGAAGCTGATGACAATGCGCGTCGCGCCGCCGAAGAGCAGGCCCGCGCCGAAGAGCGCGAGCGTCGTCGTGCCGATATCGAAGCCAAAGAGCGTGAAGAGCGCGAAATGGCGGCAGCGGCCGAAGAAAAGCGCAAGCGCGAAGAAGAAGAGGCTGCCCGCAAGGCCGCCGAGGCTGCTGAAAAGCAAGCCGAGAAGAAAGTCGCCCCCGATCGTCGCCCGGCCCGCACCGCAGCACCTGCTGCTGCAGCGCCGACGACGACGCCCGCTGATGCACAGGCCGCAGCCGGTGCAACCGGCCCGCGCAAAACCGATCGCGACCGCACCGATGTGCGCGCCGATGCACGCGGTGACAAAACAGCCAAGGCCAAGCCGGGCCGCGAGGACGAAGGTCGCCGCGCCGGCAAGCTGACCGTTGCACAGGCAACGGACGGCGAAGGCCGCCAGCGTTCGATGGCCGCCATGAAGCGCAAGCAAGAGCGTGCGCGTCAAAAAGCCATGGGCGGCACGGTCGAGCGCGAAAAGATCATCCGCGATGTGCAGCTTCCCGAAGCGATCACCGTGGGCGAGTTGGCCAACCGTATGGCCGAGCGTGTGGCTGATGTGGTCAAGTTCCTGATGCGTAACGGCATTATGGCGACGACCAACCAGTCCATCGACGCAGATACCGCGCAGCTGGTTGTCGAAGAATTCGGCCACCGTGTTGTGCGCGTCTCGGATGCTGACGTCGAGCAGGTGATCGATACGGTTGTCGACAAGGCCGAAGATCTGTCGCCGCGTCCGCCGATCGTGACCATTATGGGCCACGTCGACCACGGCAAGACCTCGCTGCTGGATGCGATCCGCAAGGCGAACGTGGTCTCTGCCGAAGCGGGCGGTATCACGCAGCACATTGGTGCCTATCAGGTGACGACGGATAGCGGGGCGGTTCTGACCTTCCTCGATACGCCCGGTCACGCGGCGTTTACCTCGATGCGGGCCCGCGGCGCGCAGGTGACGGATATCGTCGTGCTGGTGGTGGCTGCTGATGATGCGGTCAAACCGCAAACGGTCGAGGCGATCAGCCATGCCCGTGCAGCCAACGTGCCGATGATCGTGGCGATCAACAAGATCGACAAATACGAGGCGAACCCGCAAAAGGTGCGCACCGATCTGCTGCAATACGAAGTCGTTGTCGAAGAAATGGGCGGCGATGTGCAGACGGTCGAGCTGTCGGCGAAAACCGGTCAGGGCATCGACACCCTGCTGGAAGCCATCGCGCTGCAAGCCGAGATTCTGGAACTGCAAGCCAACCCGAACCGTGCCGCCCATGGCGCCGTGATCGAGGCGAAGCTGGACGTGGGTCGCGGCCCCGTTGCCACGGTTCTGGTGCAAAACGGCACGCTGCGTCAGGGCGACATTTTCGTGGTCGGCCAAACCTGGGGTAAAGTCCGTGCGCTGGTCAACGACCAGGGCGAGCGTGTGACCGAGGCTGCGCCTTCGGTTCCGGTCGAGGTTCTGGGTCTGAACGGCACGCCGTCGGCAGGTGACGTGTTGAACGTCGTCGAAACCGAACAGCAAGCCCGCGAGATCGCCGACTACCGTGCGCAAGTCGCCAAAGACAAACGCACCGCCGCTGGCACTGCGACCCTTGAACAGCTGATGGCCCGCGCCAAAGCCGACAAGGACATCGCCGAGCTGTCGGTTGTGGTCAAAGCTGACGTGCAAGGTTCGGTCGAGGCTATCGTTCAGGTGCTTGAGAAGATCGGCAACGAAGAGGTGCGCGTGCGCGTGCTGCATTCGGGCGTCGGTGCGATCACCGAAAGCGATATCACGCTGGCCGAGGCTTCGGGCGTGCCGGTTATCGGCTTTAACGTCCGTGCCAATGCTGCGGCCCGTAACGTCGCCCAGCAAAAGGGTGTCGAGATCCGCTATTACTCGATCATCTATGATCTGGTGGACGACATCACCGCTGCCGCATCGGGCCTGCTGAAAGCCGAAGTGCGCGAGCGCTTTATCGGTTACGCCTCGATCCGCGAAGTGTTCAAGGTTTCGGGCGTCGGCAAGGTTGCTGGCTGCCTGATCACCGAGGGCGTGGCGCGTCGCTCGGCTGGCGTGCGTCTGCTGCGTGACAACGTGGTGATCCACGAGGGCACGCTGAAGACGCTGAAGCGCTATAAGGACGAAGTGTCCGAAGTGCCATCGGGTCAGGAATGCGGCATGGCCTTCGAGAATTACGAAGACATTCGCGCAGGCGACGTCATCGAGATTTTCGAGCGCGAAACGGTCGAACGCAGCCTGTAA
- a CDS encoding TRAP transporter large permease, translating into MIDTLAGLAGVFALLALILLRIPVAVAMFAVGFVGITLMSGLPVAMGLLASESYTLASKFELVVIPLFILMGNLATRTSTSRALYAAAYAAVGRMRGGLAQATLVGCGAFSALSGSSIASALTMGKVSLAEMERYRYSPRLATATVAAGGTLGILIPPSTGFVIYAILTEQSIGRLFLAGFLPGLLLLVLFMVTVAIICRLHPEAGPAGEAVPRAAAIRAFAQALPGLSIILVTIGGLYAGLFSPVESAAVGAGLLAIMGLARREINLRDLWDAGRDAALTSATVMLILIGAHLFNPFMALSHIPQTIGGFLTGSGFAPWVVMGLIILCYIVLGMFMDGFAMLVLTLPIFFPVITALGFDPIWFGVIVMIVLEMGLISPPVGMNVFIVNSVVPHVRQTEIFRGVVPFWLAMIVGVLILSFFPMIATALPDLVMGASLR; encoded by the coding sequence ATGATTGACACCTTGGCCGGCCTCGCCGGTGTTTTCGCGCTGCTGGCGCTGATCCTGCTGCGTATTCCGGTTGCGGTTGCGATGTTTGCGGTCGGCTTTGTCGGCATCACGCTGATGTCCGGCCTGCCGGTCGCGATGGGGCTGCTGGCGTCGGAAAGCTATACATTGGCCAGCAAGTTTGAACTGGTGGTGATCCCGCTGTTCATTCTGATGGGCAATCTTGCGACCCGCACCAGCACCAGCCGCGCGCTTTATGCGGCGGCCTATGCCGCTGTCGGGCGGATGCGCGGCGGCCTTGCGCAGGCAACGCTGGTGGGCTGCGGTGCGTTTTCAGCGCTCAGCGGCTCGTCCATCGCCTCGGCACTGACGATGGGCAAGGTCTCGCTGGCCGAGATGGAGCGCTATCGCTATTCCCCGCGCCTTGCCACTGCGACCGTCGCGGCGGGCGGCACGCTGGGGATTTTGATCCCGCCCTCGACCGGGTTCGTCATCTACGCCATCCTGACCGAGCAATCCATCGGCCGTCTGTTCCTTGCGGGCTTCCTGCCGGGGCTGCTGCTGCTGGTGCTGTTCATGGTGACGGTCGCGATCATCTGCCGCCTGCACCCCGAGGCTGGCCCTGCGGGCGAGGCCGTGCCGCGCGCCGCCGCAATCCGCGCCTTTGCCCAGGCGTTGCCCGGCCTGTCGATCATCCTTGTGACCATCGGCGGGCTTTATGCGGGGCTGTTCTCGCCCGTGGAATCCGCCGCCGTAGGGGCGGGGCTGCTGGCGATCATGGGCCTTGCGCGGCGCGAGATTAACCTGCGCGATCTGTGGGATGCGGGCCGTGATGCGGCGCTGACTTCGGCCACGGTGATGCTGATCCTGATCGGCGCGCATCTGTTCAACCCGTTCATGGCGCTTAGCCATATTCCGCAGACGATTGGCGGGTTCCTGACAGGCTCGGGCTTTGCGCCTTGGGTTGTTATGGGATTGATTATCCTATGCTATATCGTGCTGGGCATGTTCATGGACGGCTTTGCCATGCTGGTGCTGACGCTGCCGATCTTTTTCCCTGTCATTACCGCCCTGGGGTTTGATCCGATCTGGTTCGGTGTGATTGTGATGATCGTGCTGGAGATGGGGCTAATCTCGCCGCCCGTGGGGATGAACGTGTTCATCGTGAATTCCGTCGTGCCCCATGTGCGCCAGACCGAGATTTTCCGCGGCGTCGTGCCGTTCTGGCTGGCGATGATTGTGGGGGTTCTGATCCTGTCGTTCTTCCCGATGATCGCGACCGCGCTTCCCGATCTCGTGATGGGGGCAAGCCTGCGCTAG
- the mutT gene encoding 8-oxo-dGTP diphosphatase MutT, whose product MKLVLVAAVALVKDRRVLLAQRPAGKSLAGLWEFPGGKIEPGESPEVALIRELDEELGITASAQSLSPLAFASHSYPDFHLLMPLYLCRDWQGTPHGREGQAIEWADINSLDDYPMPPADLPLLPSLRAL is encoded by the coding sequence GTGAAGCTGGTTCTGGTTGCCGCTGTCGCGCTGGTCAAAGACCGGCGCGTGCTGCTGGCGCAGCGCCCTGCCGGAAAGTCGCTGGCAGGGCTGTGGGAGTTTCCGGGCGGCAAAATCGAGCCCGGCGAATCACCCGAAGTCGCGCTGATTCGCGAATTGGATGAGGAATTGGGGATTACCGCCAGCGCTCAATCGCTGTCACCCTTGGCTTTTGCCAGCCATAGCTATCCCGATTTTCACCTTTTGATGCCGCTTTACCTGTGCCGCGACTGGCAGGGCACCCCGCATGGCCGCGAAGGCCAGGCGATCGAATGGGCCGATATCAATAGCTTGGATGACTATCCGATGCCGCCCGCTGACCTGCCACTGCTGCCTTCTCTGCGCGCCCTATAG
- a CDS encoding TRAP transporter substrate-binding protein: protein MTRFPRLAAAAALLFAAPVLAMPAAAETLRFAHFVAPTHTLTEAIVTPLTTGVAASGLEIRTYPAGELGAGPAEQYIRAVQGVADIVWGLPGYTSSQFPLSMLTEWPGALPQGMTGADFLWNGVDAGLLAREYPATVPVALWTAEDAVLVLRDRIVRQPADLAGLKIRVSSAVSGQVVQALGANPVQMPAGDVYNALQPGLIDGVVIGSSGISDFRFDEVLGHVVTGIPLGNQSFFVVANAARIARLPAAERAAFEAASGRDLSRHAEALWNAKGEAAIAGLRARDAAIVIDLTEAEIAAFEAILLPLTEAAVTDQGLSDAFATMRGAE, encoded by the coding sequence ATGACCAGATTTCCCCGGCTGGCCGCTGCCGCCGCACTGCTTTTTGCTGCCCCGGTTTTGGCGATGCCTGCCGCGGCTGAAACCCTGCGTTTTGCCCATTTCGTGGCGCCGACCCATACGCTAACCGAGGCGATCGTAACCCCGCTGACGACAGGCGTCGCGGCGTCCGGCCTCGAGATCCGCACCTATCCCGCGGGCGAGCTGGGCGCAGGCCCGGCCGAGCAATATATCCGCGCGGTGCAGGGTGTTGCCGATATCGTCTGGGGTCTGCCGGGCTATACATCTTCGCAATTCCCGCTGTCGATGCTGACCGAATGGCCGGGCGCGCTGCCCCAGGGCATGACCGGCGCTGATTTCTTGTGGAACGGCGTCGATGCAGGCCTGCTGGCGCGCGAATATCCCGCGACCGTGCCGGTGGCGCTGTGGACGGCCGAGGATGCCGTTCTTGTGCTGCGCGACCGCATTGTCCGCCAGCCCGCTGACCTCGCGGGGCTGAAAATCCGCGTCTCTAGCGCAGTGTCGGGGCAGGTGGTGCAAGCCTTGGGTGCCAATCCGGTGCAGATGCCCGCAGGCGATGTGTACAACGCGCTGCAACCCGGGCTGATCGACGGCGTTGTGATCGGCTCCAGCGGCATCAGCGATTTCCGTTTTGACGAGGTGCTGGGCCATGTTGTGACCGGCATCCCGCTGGGCAACCAATCCTTTTTCGTCGTCGCCAACGCCGCCCGCATCGCCCGCCTGCCCGCGGCCGAGCGCGCGGCATTCGAGGCGGCATCGGGCCGCGATCTGTCCCGCCATGCCGAGGCTTTGTGGAACGCCAAGGGCGAGGCGGCCATCGCTGGCCTGCGCGCCCGCGACGCCGCGATCGTCATCGACCTGACCGAGGCCGAGATCGCCGCGTTCGAAGCCATCCTGCTGCCCCTGACCGAGGCCGCTGTGACGGATCAAGGCCTGAGCGATGCCTTTGCCACCATGCGGGGCGCTGAATGA
- the argJ gene encoding bifunctional glutamate N-acetyltransferase/amino-acid acetyltransferase ArgJ → MAVSPLAPAAFPSLPAIAGVRFATAAAGVRYKGRTDVMLAVLDAGAVVAGVFTRSSTRSAAVLDCQAKNGLPATGGAAIVVNSGNSNAFTGKVGAVSVAAISAATAELLGLSEDRVFTSSTGVIGEPMPHQRIIDALPALQGALDGSAIDAAARAIMTTDTFPKGASATVNVGGKTVTISGIAKGSGMIAPDMATMLVYIFTDALIDHASLQAAVSGASDSTFNCITVDSDTSTSDTVLVAATGASGVQVAGNADFTAALTDVMRDLALQVVRDGEGATKFIEVQVTGAADDLDARKVAMAIANSPLVKTAIAGQDANWGRVVMAVGKSGAAADRDLLAIRFGDIWVARNGYRDPDYSEDATSAYMKQQELVIGVDLGLGEGRSTVWTCDLTHGYIDINADYRS, encoded by the coding sequence ATGGCCGTCTCGCCTCTTGCCCCTGCCGCCTTCCCCAGCCTGCCCGCGATTGCGGGGGTGCGTTTTGCAACGGCTGCGGCCGGCGTGCGCTATAAGGGGCGCACCGATGTGATGCTGGCCGTGCTGGACGCGGGCGCGGTGGTGGCGGGTGTGTTCACACGCTCGTCCACCCGTTCGGCAGCCGTGCTGGATTGTCAGGCCAAAAACGGCCTGCCTGCCACGGGCGGGGCGGCCATTGTCGTAAATTCCGGAAATTCCAACGCCTTCACCGGCAAGGTGGGGGCGGTTTCGGTCGCTGCGATCTCGGCTGCGACCGCCGAACTGCTGGGTCTGTCCGAAGACCGCGTCTTCACCTCGTCCACCGGCGTCATTGGCGAGCCGATGCCGCACCAGCGGATCATCGACGCCTTGCCCGCGCTGCAAGGCGCATTGGACGGCAGTGCCATCGACGCGGCAGCCCGTGCGATCATGACCACCGACACCTTCCCCAAAGGCGCCAGCGCCACGGTGAATGTCGGCGGCAAGACCGTCACCATTTCCGGCATCGCCAAAGGCTCGGGCATGATTGCGCCCGATATGGCGACGATGCTGGTCTATATCTTTACCGATGCGCTGATCGACCACGCCAGCCTGCAGGCGGCTGTGTCGGGCGCGTCCGACAGCACCTTCAACTGCATCACGGTCGATAGCGACACCTCGACCTCGGACACGGTTCTGGTTGCCGCAACCGGTGCCAGCGGTGTGCAAGTTGCGGGCAATGCGGACTTCACCGCCGCCCTGACCGATGTGATGCGCGATCTTGCCCTGCAAGTCGTCCGCGACGGCGAAGGCGCGACCAAATTTATCGAGGTGCAGGTCACCGGCGCGGCTGACGATCTGGACGCTCGCAAGGTGGCAATGGCGATTGCGAACTCGCCCCTCGTGAAAACCGCAATCGCAGGTCAGGATGCGAACTGGGGCCGCGTCGTGATGGCGGTCGGCAAATCCGGCGCTGCCGCAGATCGCGACCTGCTGGCGATCCGCTTTGGCGATATCTGGGTCGCCCGCAATGGCTATCGCGATCCCGATTATTCCGAGGATGCGACATCTGCCTATATGAAACAGCAAGAGCTGGTCATCGGCGTCGATCTGGGTCTGGGCGAGGGTCGCAGCACCGTTTGGACCTGCGATCTGACCCATGGCTATATCGACATCAACGCGGATTACCGCTCGTGA
- a CDS encoding RNA-binding protein: protein MTRGGRNNQRDEAERRCIVTGEVQPKAGLVRFVLGPDNTVVPDLLERLPGRGMYVSATRAAIAAAGRKEFARAAKAAVIVPETLADDVERQLVRRVIDLIALARKAGIAICGFEKVKAQLDKAQFDTRAVRVLLQADDGSERGKAKLWTPTGARYFSCLSAEELGFAFGRQSVIHGALAAGALSDHVVEDASKLRGMREDDGSQGIAGKDIEAR from the coding sequence ATGACCAGAGGCGGACGCAATAATCAGCGCGACGAGGCCGAGCGGCGTTGCATCGTTACGGGCGAAGTGCAGCCCAAGGCGGGGCTCGTGCGCTTTGTCCTCGGGCCTGACAATACGGTCGTGCCCGATCTGCTGGAACGCCTGCCGGGCCGGGGCATGTATGTCTCGGCCACGCGGGCGGCAATCGCAGCGGCGGGGCGCAAGGAATTTGCCCGCGCCGCAAAGGCTGCTGTGATCGTTCCAGAAACGCTTGCAGATGATGTGGAACGTCAGCTTGTGCGCCGGGTGATCGATCTGATCGCATTGGCGCGCAAAGCAGGCATCGCGATCTGCGGATTTGAAAAGGTCAAGGCGCAGCTTGATAAGGCGCAGTTTGATACCCGCGCCGTGCGGGTGCTGCTGCAGGCCGATGACGGATCAGAACGCGGCAAGGCTAAATTATGGACGCCGACAGGTGCGCGCTATTTCAGCTGCCTGTCCGCCGAAGAATTGGGTTTTGCATTCGGTCGACAAAGTGTAATACATGGCGCGCTCGCGGCTGGTGCATTGAGTGACCATGTTGTAGAGGACGCCTCGAAGCTGCGTGGCATGCGCGAGGATGACGGCAGTCAGGGGATTGCCGGGAAGGATATTGAAGCCAGATGA
- a CDS encoding alkene reductase, whose product MTDLFGSYQLGKLVLKNRAAMAPMTRARAPQNVPAPEMARYYAQRSGVGLIVTEGTVVSASASGTVDCPGIWSEEQVAAWQPVTAAAHDQGAAIFTQLWHVGRVSHELVQPNGAQPVSASAKQAQGAMAYVRHPDGTHGFVPASVPHALTIDEIAGVVEDFAIAAENAIKAGFDGVEIHGANGYLVEQFINATVNDRDDIYGGSIENRIRFALEIVDACVARIGADRVGIRLTPFGRVSGMAGYEGEGETYLVLARALSSRGLAYVHLMDQNVGGTWTLPEGYLAQFRAAWNGPLILAGGLDLEKANALLEAGLIDIAAFGVPLIGNPDLIARLRNGWPLATPDRATFYGSGYEGYTDYPTYTPVSA is encoded by the coding sequence ATGACTGATCTTTTCGGCTCATACCAGCTGGGTAAGCTGGTGTTGAAAAATCGCGCGGCCATGGCACCGATGACCCGCGCCCGCGCCCCGCAGAACGTCCCCGCCCCTGAAATGGCCCGCTATTACGCCCAACGATCCGGTGTCGGCCTGATCGTCACCGAGGGCACGGTCGTCAGTGCCAGCGCCTCGGGCACCGTTGATTGCCCCGGTATCTGGTCCGAGGAGCAGGTCGCAGCCTGGCAGCCCGTCACCGCCGCCGCCCATGACCAAGGCGCTGCGATCTTTACCCAGCTTTGGCATGTTGGCCGCGTCAGCCATGAGCTGGTGCAGCCGAACGGCGCGCAACCTGTCAGCGCCAGCGCCAAACAGGCACAGGGCGCGATGGCCTATGTGCGCCACCCCGACGGCACGCATGGCTTTGTGCCAGCCTCGGTTCCCCATGCGCTGACGATTGACGAGATCGCAGGCGTGGTCGAGGATTTCGCGATTGCCGCCGAAAACGCCATCAAGGCCGGTTTCGATGGGGTCGAGATCCACGGCGCCAATGGCTATCTGGTCGAGCAATTCATCAACGCCACCGTCAACGACCGCGACGATATTTATGGCGGCTCGATTGAAAATCGCATTCGGTTCGCGCTGGAGATTGTCGATGCTTGCGTCGCGCGTATTGGCGCGGATCGTGTCGGCATCCGTCTGACGCCGTTTGGCCGTGTCAGCGGTATGGCGGGCTATGAGGGCGAGGGCGAGACCTATCTGGTGCTGGCGCGCGCGCTCTCCAGCCGTGGCCTCGCCTATGTCCATCTGATGGATCAGAACGTGGGCGGCACCTGGACCTTGCCCGAGGGTTATCTGGCGCAGTTCCGCGCCGCCTGGAATGGCCCGCTGATCCTGGCGGGCGGTCTTGATCTGGAAAAGGCGAATGCGCTGCTAGAGGCAGGTTTGATCGACATTGCCGCCTTTGGTGTGCCGTTGATCGGCAACCCCGATCTGATCGCGCGTTTGCGCAACGGCTGGCCGCTGGCCACCCCCGACCGCGCCACGTTTTATGGCAGCGGATATGAGGGATATACCGACTATCCGACCTATACGCCGGTTTCGGCCTAG